tattgACAGGTGAGGCAACACCTAAGGAAGGGACTGGAGAAAGTGATGATAGTACATTAAGAAGTCTTCTAACCCACAAATCGAGACAAATTGTAGCaggttataaaaaaaactgctaACTAAACCAGAAAGATAAGTCTTGACACCCACTTAGAAGCCTCAAGAAAAACAGACCGACATGGTTACGACTCATTAACATTGCAATTTTGGGAGCAAAGGACGCGTATTGGGGTGGAGAAGATACAGACAGCTCACTTGTGCAACCTATGATTTGACAATTACTTGTTGGCTTGGGACAGTCTTATTAATGTTGTAATATAGTTGAAGTCGTCTAGAACATAAAGTAGCCtatcagattttttattttttaattttttatgtgttttaataGAATATTCAATAAAGTTGGTTCGTTCCCAACAAAACACATGTGGTCGCCTGAATTGGGTGGCCAAGATTAGAGAGAATATATCATTGCTCTCTGCATAACAGCAGCTCTGAGAAGTAACACAAactaatttgtttaattttgatGCAATATTGCTTGATTAAAACGTTAATTACatagcaaattaattaaatgttaGCAAGGTAGATGTCATTATTGAAATGATTGATAAATAGCTAGGTTGATTGGGCGCCCACCCAAAACGGAACCAGGACAACCAAGGTATCTCCAGGGTTGTGTCTAGGTTGCCCAGGTTAGGAAATGACTTAACCATGCATACCTTGGAGAACCCAGGCATActtgctttcttttttattttttacatgctTTTTTATACCATCATATTGACTGTTGATATTCGCCTAGAGGTCACTCCAAGAAATATAGTCATCTATACCCACTCACGTCAATCTCACGAGCCTCTTATCCATTCTCATTTGATGACGGCGTAAGAGCAAGTCAAAATAGaaatcttaattataaaaacttAAAGTTCTTTGATATAAGTGATcaaatcttaaacaataatgcaaatttaaactaattgatAGCCTTAAGACACGcattagaatttttaaaaagcTTATAGATCCGGTGCAAGGTATCATTTCTTTGTATATGGACCTCTAAACACTCGTACACACAATGATATATGGACTTCTCCAAAGATTCTTAATATATGGACTTATGAAGATGGGATTATTTTGCTGAGAAAGGTAAAAGGGTGGGTTAATTTTGTTGGTTCATATGAAGATTTTTGTCTTCTATGGATCACTTTAAGATTTTAACCAAATTATAGAGCAAAGTTTGAATGGTACAGATCAAACAAGATTACTGAGATTGTCCACAAGTTACAGCCAGAAAGAACTTCTCTTTTTTCACAAGAAATTTCTCAAGAAGCTCTTCTGCTATGGGAAGAAAGAATTATAGCTGTGCTCGAGTTCAATGGCTTAAATATAATGGTAATTTATAACTAATCTACATCCAGTATGTAACTATTTATAGTGCAGAAGTCATAAGGAATTGCTTCTGAGGAGACAATGAAATCTACCATTATTAACCTAATACTTGTGAACCAAAAATGGAGCCCTATCGGCTACAACTTCACTGTTAGAACTGGAATATGATTTCATCCTTGTTCATAATTTTCAAGAGGCTGATGTGTCTGGCTCCACATCTTCTGAAGCTGAAAGGTCATTGGCCTCTTTCTTGCCATCCCATTCACTGTTATTCATTGGAGACTCCGACCTCCTCTGCGACCCCGTCCCAAGCCTTCGCTTatgttctgaaatttttttaaggaaatcaTATAAGGATCCAAGAGACATGAACCTGAACACAATTATGACAGTGTGTAGCcagaaatatttacttttacTAGTAATCGCATGACGAGTTATTGCCAAGAATTCTTCCCACTTGAATTTCCTGAGTTCTTGCTTCTCCTCCTCAGAAAGCTCGAAATTGGGTTCCCTCCCACACATGAAAGCAGCCCTGGAATATTGGACAAAAAAAGGGACAAATGAGTTCACACATACCCGTTATTAGTCTATTTTGGCACATACTGTCTGCCCAAAAACTTCAGTAATGTACTAATTTCCTTTTTTCCCTTTGGCCTAATGATTTCCTTCTCCAATTTGGCCCAAGTAGATCGATCACACAATAAAACGCCAACCATGAGAAATGCCAGAAGTCCAAAGGAATAGCAGAACTACCATCAGTAAGCAATTAATAATTCATAATAGAGATGGTATTCTTATCACAAGGTAGTCCAAAAGAATAGCAGACAAACTAAAATACCAATAGGTTTCGCTTTGTTCCCTCCATTTAATTTGACTGCTAAAATTGtgttagatttttctttcatcttaaCAGTCAGATTTTAGCTGAAAGTGCACATTGAAGTTTATAGAAAGCTTAATATCCAAATTCAAATGTTTGATAGTGTAAGGATAGAGCTTTCGGAAGTTAATCTATAAAAATGACAAGAATTGTCAAACACATGCATTTTTAAAAGTCTTAAGTTAAAAACTTGTCACGTGTCCCTTCATTAAAAAAGACGTGTTTTTCGCAGGATCAATGGACACATGCCAACTTTTTAAATGGGTTGAAGGAATTTCCAACAATCAAATTTGGAGGAAAACTCAAGTTTAAggagaaaagtgaaaaataggGGTAGTTTGTAGGTGACAAGTGTAATTATCACTAATAAAATCCGTAGAACAAAATCTTATCCAGTTTTTGCTGAATTCACAACAAATCCACTCAGTAAGGGAAGTCAAGAGCGTACCCAAaagacaaaagagaaaaaaatgctgaaagttaaaaatataaaagaagtaagaaaaagaaaaagctgcAGACCAGATATTGAACAGTAAGTTATGTAATTGTATATATCCTGACATATAATATTAGTAGTACCTATAAGTTTGTCAGTCGTTTTGCCTCAATGTTTCTTGAgcaaaaaaaatactttcaaagaCTCTTACTAAATAAATTCAACTAATAGTGTAGGCTTTggctattttttatcaattgaaAGCCAGAAGATTAGACTTCCCGCTATGTTAACTGAAATGGCTGATTCATGAAAGACGAGTCAATTATCGGAAGACTCTAGGGATCGCCCACATCCTTTACTATCCTTCTTGAAGGATGTCATATCGTCTCATTTCTACTAGTTTGCAGTTTCCAATGTACTTATCTTTCGTACCGAATTGGTGTATCCAGATATTACAATTTCAGACCAATAAACATTACTTCCTGCTATATTGTGGCTACCAAAAGTAAGGGATTCGGCCAAATTTAAATCAGGGAAGAGAAATAGATTCTTAAAACATGAAAGAGTGAATTGAGCAACTTTGTTTTGCTTAGAAACATTATGTCAGGGTTGATTGTAGAATGctctttgtttcctttttttttattggcacagTGTTCCGACTAATCTTGGGGGTGTAAAGGTTCTCAGCAAAGAGTTTCCTGCAAGTACACCTCATGTAGTTTAAGGGGAAATTTCCTCAATCTGATGactcctagaaattgtttgcacccaaaggTTCAAATTTTAAACCTGGAGGAaaataccaccaagaccaaggctcttgccacttgagccaacctctAGGGGTTGTACAATTCTATATACAAGAGCAAATGTACTCAACTTagctaattctttttttttttttttttttttttggtttgtttacAGGTTTTTTCGGTCAACATAGATCTTTTTCGCATGTCATCAAAAGgaggaaagaacaaaaaattccTTCATTTCCTAAGATTATCAATGGAGAAGTTTTTCAGTTTCAAAAAACACAAGCGGTTGTGTCTCTAGCTACAATAATTGGAAAGTGTAGAATAACTTCAGATGGCAATACAGAAGGAATCAAGAGGTTTTGGTTTCAGACACAGTTGCAGAACATCATAAAGACCAATATGGTTTGATCTGAAGGTGCTATAATTTCAAAGAAAAGTGTGAGGCTCACAATCTTAGCAGGCACTGCAAAACAGCAAGGTGGTCAATCACCAAATATAAACCAGGGCCATAGGTAGATAGTAAACACAAAAGATTTGTGCAGCTACCACACAAACAGGGTTATGGTTTTTTAACTTTTGCCAGCTGAGAAATGCACTGTTCTTCGTTTTCGTCTATATTTGTCGCGGGGAGCAGGGAGGAttagttcatttttctttatataatttcaCTGTTATATTATCTTTAATAGAAATCtagcaaataaaaaatgttgGTATGAACAAAGGTTGAAATTCAGAGTTACCTGTCATACAAACGGGCAGCCTCTTCTTGTGAACCAACAGTTCCAAGGTGAATTTGTTTCTTATCAACTTTAATTGCTGCCTGCCATTTCATATTCTTGTAATAGACACCTCTCATCAGACATGGTTCTTGGTTTTGAAAAAGCTTTCTCCTGTGTCGCTTTCTGCGTTTTATTGGTGGCCctacaataaaataatcacaataataaGACTTAACATATGTCAAGTTTCAGAACAGCCAGAAATCTCAC
The DNA window shown above is from Juglans microcarpa x Juglans regia isolate MS1-56 unplaced genomic scaffold, Jm3101_v1.0 JmScfU0038, whole genome shotgun sequence and carries:
- the LOC121245501 gene encoding ethylene-responsive transcription factor-like protein At4g13040, translating into MVSLRRRKLLGLCSGRSSFIAPLPRVFNGTAPANPTQTNNPVRVHPVPSDDVNQPMGNKVRSGSSNETGSSSSKEQPIQPVAGPPIKRRKRHRRKLFQNQEPCLMRGVYYKNMKWQAAIKVDKKQIHLGTVGSQEEAARLYDRAAFMCGREPNFELSEEEKQELRKFKWEEFLAITRHAITSKKHKRRLGTGSQRRSESPMNNSEWDGKKEANDLSASEDVEPDTSAS